Proteins from a single region of Petrotoga mexicana DSM 14811:
- a CDS encoding DUF4895 domain-containing protein, with product MEELIKFAENYLNKYKNFLAEEFQHFFFGTVYDSEDKFPVYCIFIDEDGRVFETFGPDKPGKVMSVLYPTYYNDSDILVNKYTELSRQYNKIVQPNTAFGIVQSPFKITSYRVWGNERLIKKLIFSEKLKGEEYISLHQNITDEKLKFIIEHYKQWDDDIFYFPYLKDIHVLFRVPDYISSSEVSIYIEIGRILKEKVLQRYDFLENSYKLPEMKVKTPALAVFKVPADRILDVDFKSIYDQVIKKTAKIVEQINEIEIEL from the coding sequence TTGGAAGAACTAATCAAATTTGCCGAAAATTACTTAAATAAATACAAGAACTTTTTAGCCGAGGAGTTTCAACATTTTTTCTTTGGTACTGTTTACGATAGCGAAGATAAATTTCCAGTCTACTGTATTTTTATAGATGAAGACGGAAGAGTTTTTGAAACTTTTGGACCTGATAAACCAGGAAAAGTTATGAGTGTCCTATACCCTACTTATTACAATGATTCTGATATATTAGTAAATAAATACACAGAACTATCAAGACAATACAATAAAATAGTACAACCCAATACGGCATTTGGTATTGTACAATCGCCTTTTAAAATTACATCGTACAGGGTATGGGGAAACGAAAGACTCATAAAAAAACTCATATTTTCCGAAAAGTTAAAGGGAGAAGAATACATTTCTCTCCATCAGAACATAACAGATGAGAAATTGAAATTCATAATTGAACATTACAAGCAATGGGATGATGACATATTTTATTTTCCATATTTGAAGGATATTCATGTTTTATTTAGAGTTCCTGATTATATAAGCAGTTCAGAAGTATCCATATATATAGAAATTGGACGAATATTAAAAGAAAAAGTCCTTCAAAGATACGATTTTTTGGAAAATTCTTACAAACTCCCAGAAATGAAAGTTAAAACACCAGCATTAGCTGTATTCAAAGTACCTGCAGACCGCATCCTTGATGTAGACTTCAAATCTATTTATGATCAAGTTATCAAAAAGACTGCTAAAATAGTTGAACAAATTAATGAAATAGAAATTGAATTATAA